Proteins from a genomic interval of Nostoc sp. TCL240-02:
- a CDS encoding TerC family protein, giving the protein MLDRIFDYLDFHFSLEALIVLLILVLLEALLSADNAIALAAIAKGLEDKELERKALNFGLVVAYVLRISLILTATWVQQFWQFELLGAAYLLWLVFQHFTSEESKDDHHHGPRFNSLLQAIPVIAFTDLAFSLDSVTTAIAVSQEKWLVLTGATIGIITLRFMAGLFIRWLDEYENLEDAGYVTVAFVGLRLLLKVVNDNLVPPEWIMITAIFLILGWGFSKRVNTEVPELEPEKSEVSK; this is encoded by the coding sequence ATGCTAGACCGAATTTTTGATTACCTCGACTTTCATTTCAGCCTTGAAGCCCTTATAGTTCTGCTGATCCTGGTGCTTTTAGAGGCGCTGTTATCTGCCGACAATGCGATTGCTCTGGCTGCGATCGCAAAAGGGCTGGAAGACAAGGAACTTGAGCGTAAAGCCCTCAACTTTGGTTTAGTCGTTGCTTATGTGCTACGAATCAGCCTGATTCTGACTGCCACTTGGGTGCAACAATTCTGGCAATTTGAATTATTGGGCGCTGCTTATCTCCTGTGGTTAGTATTTCAACACTTTACCTCGGAAGAATCTAAGGACGATCACCATCACGGGCCGCGTTTTAATTCATTGTTGCAAGCGATACCTGTGATTGCATTTACAGATTTGGCATTTTCTTTGGATAGCGTGACAACTGCGATCGCAGTTTCTCAAGAAAAATGGCTAGTGCTGACGGGTGCAACAATTGGTATTATTACGCTGCGATTCATGGCGGGATTGTTTATCCGTTGGCTAGACGAATACGAAAACCTAGAAGACGCAGGCTATGTAACTGTAGCGTTCGTAGGCTTGCGCCTGTTGTTGAAAGTGGTGAACGATAATTTAGTTCCACCAGAATGGATCATGATTACTGCCATCTTCCTGATTTTAGGCTGGGGATTTTCCAAGCGTGTTAACACTGAAGTGCCCGAATTAGAACCAGAAAAGAGCGAAGTATCTAAATAA
- a CDS encoding tetratricopeptide repeat protein has protein sequence MSAESLEIAKTFYQTGKIAFENGRYREAVENLEKASALLARNSRFGGEVEICLVTAYEAAGRTDEAIALCERLKRHPYIEISKQARQMVYILKAPKLKRPSEWMTEIPDLDTLQENELKISIAAKATKSSVQQKPKPTEPEFVDLSQVNTRDNRFIWVALIAIGLTISYLVWLNFSGTPG, from the coding sequence GTGAGTGCAGAAAGTTTAGAAATTGCTAAAACCTTCTACCAGACTGGGAAAATTGCCTTTGAAAATGGGCGATACCGCGAAGCTGTAGAAAATTTAGAAAAGGCCAGCGCCCTTTTAGCTCGTAATTCTCGCTTTGGGGGTGAAGTAGAAATTTGTCTGGTGACAGCTTATGAAGCAGCTGGACGCACGGATGAGGCGATCGCTCTTTGCGAAAGACTCAAACGCCATCCCTATATTGAAATCAGCAAACAAGCACGACAGATGGTTTACATCTTAAAAGCACCAAAGCTGAAAAGACCCAGCGAATGGATGACCGAAATCCCGGATTTGGACACACTACAAGAGAATGAACTCAAAATTTCTATAGCTGCTAAAGCCACTAAATCTTCTGTGCAGCAGAAGCCAAAACCTACAGAGCCAGAATTTGTTGACCTCAGTCAGGTCAATACCAGAGATAATCGCTTTATCTGGGTGGCGCTAATTGCCATTGGTTTAACCATCTCGTACTTGGTTTGGTTGAATTTTTCAGGAACCCCTGGCTGA
- a CDS encoding sugar phosphate nucleotidyltransferase has product MKAMILAAGKGTRVRPITYTIPKPMIPILQKPVMEFLLELLRQHGFDQIMVNVSHLAEEIENYFRDGQRFGVQIAYSFEGKIDDEGKLEGEAIGSAGGMRRIQDFSPFFDDTFVVLCGDALIDLDLTAAVKWHRAKGAIATIITKSVPQEEVSSYGVVVTDEEGRVKAFQEKPSTEEALSTNINTGIYIFEPEVFNYIPSDVEYDIGSQLFPKLVEIKAPFYAIPMDFEWVDIGKVPDYWRAIRGVLLGEIKNVQIPGHEVAPGIYTGLNVAVNWDKVDITGPVYIGGMTRIEDGAKIVGPAMIGPNCWICSGATVENSVIFEWSRLGPGVRLVDKLVFGRYCVDKTGAAIDVQAAALDWLITDARQIPPSHTPVERQAIEELLGTNAN; this is encoded by the coding sequence ATGAAAGCGATGATTCTCGCGGCTGGTAAGGGTACTCGCGTGCGTCCGATTACCTACACAATTCCCAAACCAATGATTCCCATCCTGCAAAAGCCAGTGATGGAGTTCTTGCTGGAACTGTTACGCCAACATGGATTTGACCAGATTATGGTCAACGTTAGTCATTTGGCTGAAGAAATAGAAAACTATTTTCGTGACGGTCAACGGTTTGGGGTGCAGATTGCCTATTCCTTTGAAGGGAAAATTGATGACGAAGGTAAACTGGAGGGAGAAGCAATCGGTTCTGCTGGAGGAATGCGGCGTATCCAAGACTTCTCACCGTTTTTTGATGATACCTTTGTGGTGTTGTGTGGTGATGCTTTGATTGATTTGGATTTAACTGCGGCAGTTAAATGGCATAGAGCAAAAGGGGCGATCGCTACTATTATTACAAAATCTGTTCCCCAGGAAGAAGTTTCAAGCTACGGTGTGGTAGTCACTGATGAAGAGGGGCGTGTTAAAGCTTTCCAAGAAAAACCTTCAACCGAAGAAGCCCTCAGCACCAACATCAACACAGGTATTTACATCTTTGAACCAGAGGTTTTTAACTATATTCCCTCTGATGTGGAATATGACATTGGTAGCCAATTGTTCCCCAAATTAGTGGAAATCAAAGCTCCCTTCTACGCCATCCCTATGGACTTTGAATGGGTAGATATTGGTAAAGTTCCAGACTATTGGCGGGCGATTCGCGGTGTACTGCTGGGTGAAATCAAAAATGTGCAAATCCCCGGTCATGAAGTCGCCCCTGGTATTTATACTGGCTTAAATGTCGCCGTGAATTGGGACAAAGTGGATATCACTGGCCCAGTTTACATCGGCGGGATGACGAGAATAGAAGACGGAGCGAAAATCGTTGGACCTGCGATGATTGGCCCCAATTGTTGGATATGTAGTGGCGCAACAGTAGAAAATAGCGTGATTTTTGAATGGTCGCGCTTGGGGCCAGGAGTCAGATTAGTCGATAAGCTAGTGTTTGGACGTTATTGTGTAGATAAAACTGGGGCCGCTATAGATGTCCAAGCGGCTGCTTTAGATTGGCTAATTACCGATGCTCGCCAGATACCACCATCTCATACCCCTGTTGAGCGACAAGCGATAGAGGAATTGCTGGGGACAAACGCGAATTAG
- the pdxH gene encoding pyridoxamine 5'-phosphate oxidase: MDKTVADLRKDYTLEGLSEIEVNLNPFIQFKKWFDQALAGQLPEPNAMTLATVTPDGKPSARMVLLKDFDERGFAFFTNYNSRKGQELAENPLAALVFWWAELERQVRICGYVEKVSETESDQYFDTRPPNSRLGAWVSNQSEVIESREVLERRMQEFNSKYENQVIPRPPHWGGLRVIPTEIEFWQGRSSRLHDRLLYSRLDNGTWKIERLSP; the protein is encoded by the coding sequence ATGGACAAAACCGTAGCTGACCTCCGCAAAGACTACACCTTGGAAGGTTTGAGCGAAATCGAGGTAAACCTCAATCCTTTTATCCAATTTAAAAAATGGTTCGATCAGGCTTTAGCAGGTCAACTCCCCGAACCCAATGCGATGACTCTTGCTACTGTCACACCCGACGGTAAGCCCTCAGCCAGAATGGTGCTACTCAAGGATTTCGATGAACGCGGCTTTGCTTTCTTCACCAACTACAACAGCCGCAAAGGACAAGAATTAGCAGAAAATCCTCTAGCGGCTTTAGTCTTTTGGTGGGCAGAACTAGAACGTCAAGTTCGGATTTGTGGGTATGTAGAGAAAGTTTCTGAAACTGAATCCGACCAGTATTTTGATACTCGCCCTCCTAACAGTCGCCTGGGTGCGTGGGTATCTAATCAAAGCGAGGTGATAGAAAGTCGAGAAGTTTTAGAGCGACGTATGCAGGAGTTTAATAGCAAATATGAAAATCAAGTGATCCCCCGACCGCCTCATTGGGGAGGCTTACGAGTGATCCCTACAGAAATTGAGTTTTGGCAAGGACGCTCTAGCCGCTTACACGATCGCTTGCTCTATAGCCGTTTAGATAATGGCACTTGGAAAATTGAGCGGTTATCACCCTGA
- the ndk gene encoding nucleoside-diphosphate kinase — MERTFLAIKPDGVQRGLVGEIIRRFETKGFTLVGLKFLKVSKELAEQHYGVHRERPFFGSLVEFITSSPVVAMVWEGDGVVASARKIIGATNPLTSEPGTIRGDFGINIGRNLIHGSDAPETAHQEIALWFKDEELVDWQPHITPWLHE; from the coding sequence ATGGAGCGCACATTCTTAGCAATTAAGCCTGACGGAGTACAACGGGGATTAGTGGGGGAAATTATCCGTCGCTTTGAAACTAAAGGTTTTACCCTAGTTGGTTTAAAGTTCTTGAAAGTCAGTAAAGAACTGGCTGAACAACACTATGGTGTTCACCGGGAACGTCCCTTTTTTGGTAGTTTAGTGGAATTTATCACTTCTAGCCCAGTGGTAGCGATGGTATGGGAAGGTGATGGTGTCGTTGCATCTGCCAGAAAGATTATTGGTGCCACGAACCCCTTAACATCTGAACCGGGAACAATTCGCGGTGATTTTGGCATCAATATTGGTCGAAACTTGATTCACGGTTCTGATGCTCCAGAAACCGCACATCAGGAAATAGCCCTATGGTTTAAAGATGAAGAATTAGTCGATTGGCAACCACACATAACCCCTTGGTTGCACGAGTAA
- a CDS encoding FMN-dependent NADH-azoreductase, producing MVNILHIDSSPRGERSHSRELSKEFVSAWKAAHPEDAIAYRDLGRHPVPHVDEAWIAAAFSPPETHTPELTEAIRISDELIDEFLAADRYVFGVPMYNLNIPSTFKAYIDQIVRANRTFAVDAQGLRGLVEGKKAVIITARGSDFSPTSPYAAYDFQEPYLRAIFGFIGITDIQFINANSLNEGDARTKSLSEARAAIQDAIAQW from the coding sequence GTGGTCAACATTCTACATATTGATTCCAGCCCCCGTGGTGAACGATCGCACTCACGAGAACTATCTAAAGAATTTGTCAGTGCTTGGAAGGCAGCACATCCTGAAGATGCGATCGCCTATCGAGATTTAGGCCGTCACCCAGTTCCTCACGTTGATGAAGCTTGGATTGCGGCAGCATTTTCACCACCAGAAACCCATACCCCAGAATTAACTGAGGCAATCAGGATTTCTGACGAATTGATTGATGAGTTTTTGGCAGCCGATCGTTACGTCTTTGGAGTGCCAATGTATAACCTGAATATCCCTTCCACTTTTAAGGCTTACATCGACCAAATTGTTCGTGCTAACCGGACTTTTGCTGTAGATGCTCAAGGCTTAAGAGGATTAGTCGAGGGTAAAAAGGCAGTTATCATTACAGCTCGTGGCAGTGACTTTAGCCCGACATCTCCTTACGCTGCCTACGACTTTCAAGAACCCTACCTGCGGGCGATTTTCGGTTTTATTGGGATTACAGATATTCAATTTATTAACGCTAACAGCCTCAACGAGGGTGATGCCCGTACCAAATCTCTATCAGAAGCACGGGCAGCAATTCAAGACGCGATCGCTCAATGGTAA
- a CDS encoding AI-2E family transporter yields the protein MRRSASLQRLLIYGLSGPIIALNVWLLSVLFRYFQHPITVLSIGAILAFLLNYPVKFFERARITRTQAVIIVLLATLTLFGILGVTLVPLIIDQTIQLLNKIPDWLGASQANLEQFEMLAKQRRLPIDLRVVSSQINANIQNLVQQLASGAVGFAGTLLSGLLDVVLVIVLAFYMLLYGDRVWYGLVNLLPSNIGEPLTASLRLNFQNFFLSQLLLGLFMMLTLTPIFLVMKVPFALLFAILIGISELIPFIGASLGIGLVTILVLLQNWWLAVQVAIAAILMQQLKDNLLAPRLLGNFIGLNPIWIFVAILMGFEIAGLLGTLVAVPIAGTIKGTFDAIKSGKPSDFVSTVTIAHDPPQE from the coding sequence ATGCGCCGTTCGGCATCCCTTCAACGCCTGTTAATTTATGGTCTGAGCGGTCCAATTATCGCTCTTAATGTCTGGCTACTGTCCGTACTTTTTCGATACTTCCAGCATCCCATTACCGTCTTGAGCATTGGGGCGATTTTGGCTTTTCTACTCAATTACCCAGTTAAGTTCTTTGAACGTGCCCGAATCACGCGCACTCAGGCAGTAATCATAGTTTTACTGGCAACATTAACCCTGTTTGGGATTCTGGGTGTCACCCTAGTGCCGTTAATCATTGACCAAACAATCCAACTGTTAAATAAGATCCCTGATTGGTTAGGCGCTAGTCAGGCAAACTTAGAGCAATTTGAGATGCTGGCAAAACAAAGACGTTTGCCGATCGATCTCAGGGTTGTAAGCAGTCAAATCAATGCCAACATTCAGAATCTGGTGCAACAGCTAGCTTCTGGGGCAGTGGGATTTGCTGGGACACTGTTATCAGGCTTACTTGACGTAGTGTTAGTTATTGTGCTGGCATTTTATATGCTTTTATATGGCGATCGCGTCTGGTATGGTCTGGTCAATCTTTTGCCTTCTAATATTGGAGAGCCTCTTACCGCATCCTTACGCCTAAATTTCCAGAACTTCTTCCTTAGTCAGTTGTTGCTAGGGCTATTCATGATGCTAACCCTGACACCAATTTTCTTAGTAATGAAGGTACCCTTTGCCCTGCTGTTTGCCATATTAATTGGGATTTCAGAACTCATTCCCTTTATTGGGGCATCTCTTGGCATTGGTCTAGTGACGATTTTAGTACTACTGCAAAATTGGTGGTTAGCAGTTCAAGTTGCGATCGCGGCAATTCTTATGCAACAGCTTAAAGATAACTTGTTAGCTCCCAGATTACTCGGCAACTTTATCGGACTGAATCCCATTTGGATTTTTGTAGCTATTTTGATGGGATTTGAGATTGCGGGGCTGTTAGGAACGCTTGTTGCTGTTCCCATTGCTGGTACTATTAAAGGCACTTTCGATGCGATCAAGAGCGGCAAACCTAGTGATTTTGTCTCAACTGTCACCATTGCTCATGACCCACCCCAAGAGTGA
- the speA gene encoding biosynthetic arginine decarboxylase, with protein MGVESTATSDEVVQVPSNGQKSEVKNPKQKKLLPPTTTAGSLPRSWKIEDSEELYRIEGWGQPYFSISAAGHVTVSPKGDRGGSLDLFELVNSMKQRNLGLPMLIRFSDILEDRIERLNACFAKAIARYNYPGVYRGVFPVKCNQERHLIEDLVKFGKPHQFGLEAGSKPELMIALAVLDTPGALLVCNGYKDREYIETAMLAQRLGQTPIIVLEQIEEVDLVIDANRQLGIKPILGVRAKLSTQGMGRWGASSGDRAKFGLTMPEVIEAVDKLREANLLDSLQLMHFHIGSQISAINVIKDAIQEASRIYVELAMLGADMKYLDVGGGLGVDYDGSQTNFYASKNYNMQNYANDIVAELKDTCAERQITVPTLISESGRAIASHQSVLIFDVLSTSDVPLDSPEPPQEGESPIINYLWESYQSINQENYQELYHDAAQFKEEAISRFNLGILRLRERAKAERLYWACCQKILNITRQQEYVPDELEDLEKIMASIYYVNMSVFQSAPDCWAIDQLFPIMPIHRLDEEPIRRGILADLTCDSDGKIDRFIDLRDVKSVLELHTYKPGEPYYLGMFLNGAYQEIMGNLHNLFGDTNAVHIQLTPKGYQIEHVVKGDTMSEVVSYVQYDSEDMVENIRQRCEKALEEKRITLAESQRLLQTYEQSLRRYTYLNS; from the coding sequence ATGGGTGTTGAGTCAACTGCTACATCTGACGAGGTGGTACAAGTACCGTCCAATGGACAAAAATCTGAAGTGAAAAATCCTAAACAAAAGAAACTTTTACCACCTACTACTACCGCAGGAAGTTTACCTCGCTCCTGGAAAATTGAGGATAGCGAAGAATTATACCGCATTGAAGGTTGGGGACAACCCTATTTTTCCATTAGCGCTGCTGGTCACGTCACCGTCTCACCCAAGGGCGATCGCGGGGGATCTCTCGACTTGTTTGAATTGGTCAACTCCATGAAACAGCGCAACTTGGGACTTCCGATGTTGATTCGCTTTTCCGATATTTTGGAAGACCGGATTGAACGGTTGAATGCTTGTTTTGCCAAAGCGATCGCCCGCTACAACTACCCTGGCGTATACCGGGGTGTGTTTCCTGTCAAATGCAACCAAGAGCGGCATTTGATTGAAGATTTAGTCAAGTTTGGCAAGCCTCATCAATTTGGCTTAGAAGCTGGTTCCAAACCAGAATTAATGATTGCCCTGGCTGTCCTCGATACACCAGGAGCGTTGTTAGTTTGCAACGGCTACAAAGACCGAGAATACATCGAAACGGCAATGTTAGCCCAGAGATTAGGGCAAACACCAATCATTGTCTTAGAACAGATTGAAGAGGTTGATTTGGTAATTGATGCCAATCGCCAGTTAGGTATTAAACCGATTTTAGGGGTTCGCGCTAAACTCAGCACCCAAGGTATGGGACGTTGGGGAGCCTCTAGTGGCGATCGCGCTAAATTTGGTTTGACAATGCCGGAAGTAATCGAGGCTGTTGACAAGTTACGGGAAGCTAACCTGCTCGATTCTTTGCAGTTGATGCACTTTCACATCGGCTCACAAATCTCCGCCATCAATGTAATTAAAGATGCCATCCAAGAAGCCAGCCGCATTTATGTGGAATTGGCCATGCTGGGTGCGGATATGAAATACCTTGATGTCGGTGGCGGCTTGGGCGTAGATTATGATGGCTCCCAAACCAACTTTTATGCCTCGAAAAATTACAACATGCAGAACTATGCCAACGACATCGTGGCAGAGTTAAAAGATACCTGTGCAGAGCGCCAAATTACCGTACCAACACTGATTAGCGAAAGTGGACGTGCGATCGCTTCCCATCAGTCGGTGCTGATTTTTGATGTTCTTAGTACCAGCGATGTCCCCCTTGATTCACCAGAACCTCCACAAGAGGGAGAGTCCCCAATAATTAATTACCTTTGGGAAAGCTACCAATCCATCAACCAAGAGAATTACCAAGAGTTGTATCACGATGCGGCACAATTCAAAGAAGAGGCCATCAGTCGCTTCAACTTAGGAATTTTACGCCTCAGAGAACGAGCCAAAGCCGAACGGCTATACTGGGCTTGTTGCCAGAAAATTTTGAACATAACTAGACAGCAAGAATACGTACCCGATGAGTTAGAAGACCTTGAGAAAATCATGGCTTCCATCTACTACGTTAATATGTCAGTGTTTCAATCAGCACCAGATTGCTGGGCGATCGACCAGCTATTCCCCATCATGCCAATCCACCGTTTGGATGAAGAACCAATCCGGCGGGGAATTTTAGCAGACCTCACCTGTGATAGTGATGGTAAAATCGACCGATTTATTGACCTGCGCGATGTCAAATCAGTTTTAGAACTACACACCTACAAGCCCGGAGAACCCTATTATTTAGGGATGTTCTTGAATGGAGCTTACCAAGAAATCATGGGGAATTTGCACAACCTATTTGGCGATACTAACGCCGTTCACATCCAATTAACGCCCAAAGGCTACCAGATTGAACACGTTGTCAAAGGTGACACAATGAGCGAAGTAGTAAGCTATGTTCAGTATGACTCCGAAGATATGGTAGAAAACATTCGTCAGCGTTGTGAGAAAGCATTAGAAGAAAAGCGTATCACCCTAGCAGAATCTCAGCGATTGCTGCAAACCTACGAGCAGAGTCTCAGAAGATACACATATCTGAATAGTTAA
- a CDS encoding DUF3153 domain-containing protein — MVTTSSIFGKILLWLIRPFSFVLTLNGRNRMNRVFPMRNPILWLVLLTSLLLTGCVKYDVGLNFDNSNSGEFVQHIKLGERLTSFSGDSVYEWLNSIERRARQLEGKTQRVSQEEIIVTIPFSSGSELQEKFNEFFNSRTNQSSEAVQSKSDSELPKIESNVLLEENNFLLLVRNRLIYDLDLRSLALIASKGNVLANAGSILDLEFSLKTPWGAKNIQLTATAIEPEKNGNQLVWKLQPGQLNHIEAVFWLPSPLGIGALLIILFVWGGLYLRYNFMPDPRTQLLPKAAAIQE, encoded by the coding sequence ATGGTTACAACTTCTTCAATTTTCGGAAAGATTTTGTTGTGGTTAATCAGACCATTTAGTTTTGTGTTGACACTGAATGGTCGAAATCGAATGAACCGCGTCTTTCCGATGCGAAATCCTATATTGTGGCTAGTACTGTTAACATCCCTGTTACTGACTGGCTGTGTTAAGTACGATGTAGGGCTTAACTTTGATAATTCAAATAGTGGTGAATTCGTACAGCATATTAAGTTGGGAGAGCGGCTAACCAGCTTTAGTGGCGATTCTGTATACGAATGGTTAAACAGCATAGAACGCCGCGCCCGTCAACTAGAAGGTAAAACGCAGCGAGTTTCCCAAGAAGAAATCATCGTTACAATTCCTTTTAGTAGTGGTAGCGAATTGCAAGAGAAGTTCAACGAATTTTTTAATTCCCGTACAAATCAATCCTCTGAGGCTGTGCAGAGCAAATCTGACTCAGAACTGCCAAAAATTGAATCAAACGTCCTCTTAGAAGAGAACAATTTTTTACTTTTAGTCCGAAATCGGTTGATTTATGATTTGGATTTGCGATCGCTTGCTCTAATTGCCAGCAAAGGTAATGTTCTGGCTAATGCTGGTTCAATTCTTGACTTGGAATTTAGCTTGAAAACTCCTTGGGGAGCCAAAAACATTCAACTAACTGCAACTGCCATTGAGCCGGAAAAAAATGGCAATCAACTGGTCTGGAAACTCCAGCCTGGTCAACTCAACCACATAGAAGCAGTTTTCTGGCTTCCTAGTCCCCTTGGTATTGGTGCATTGTTAATTATCCTGTTTGTCTGGGGAGGATTGTACTTGAGATACAATTTCATGCCAGATCCCAGAACTCAATTGCTTCCCAAAGCAGCAGCTATCCAGGAATAG
- a CDS encoding helix-turn-helix domain-containing protein: protein MSVSKNSDACPISILMSLLSGPWTMYILWVLCNSGPTRFGALKHLVEGISTKVLTERLRMLEAAEIIYRQYEPTVPPQVTYGLTERGQELIDVLHQLNALAERWYGSE, encoded by the coding sequence ATGTCTGTCTCTAAAAATTCTGATGCTTGCCCAATCAGCATTTTGATGTCCTTACTATCAGGGCCCTGGACAATGTATATACTTTGGGTGTTGTGTAATAGTGGGCCGACTCGCTTTGGTGCATTGAAGCACTTAGTCGAGGGCATCTCTACCAAAGTTTTAACAGAAAGGCTGAGGATGCTTGAGGCAGCAGAGATTATTTATCGCCAATATGAACCAACTGTTCCACCCCAAGTAACTTACGGTCTTACAGAACGGGGTCAGGAACTCATTGATGTGCTTCATCAACTCAATGCACTTGCTGAACGTTGGTATGGGAGCGAATAA
- a CDS encoding restriction endonuclease subunit R produces the protein MTLIVEASSLCLNDVHRFLKLEELSNASFTDFLNLEPLTEFEQQDLLRIRNDFRRYLSAGKISEGLVKFLTIAPLMRLAGFYDVPIRLTMEDSIAIAVEDEDRRITGRMDILAINSPQSNIAPPFWVLVIETKNSSVNVIEGLPQLLTYAFKSLSQQSSVWGLVTNGQLYQFVYLRRDNQSTYELMPLLTLSQSPDAIELLQVFKAICKLPDFQ, from the coding sequence ATGACGCTCATCGTCGAAGCTAGTAGCCTATGTCTCAACGATGTTCATCGCTTTCTTAAACTGGAAGAGCTTTCCAATGCTTCCTTCACTGATTTCTTAAATTTAGAACCGCTAACAGAGTTTGAACAACAGGATTTATTGCGAATCAGAAATGACTTCCGTCGTTATCTCTCAGCAGGTAAAATTTCTGAAGGTTTAGTCAAATTTTTAACAATTGCCCCACTAATGCGGTTAGCAGGGTTTTACGATGTACCGATTCGGTTAACAATGGAAGATAGCATTGCGATCGCAGTCGAAGATGAAGACAGAAGAATTACCGGACGGATGGATATTTTAGCAATCAATAGTCCTCAAAGTAATATTGCGCCGCCTTTTTGGGTTCTAGTGATTGAAACAAAAAATAGTTCGGTCAATGTGATTGAGGGTTTACCTCAATTACTCACTTATGCTTTTAAGAGTTTATCGCAACAATCATCAGTTTGGGGTTTGGTAACTAATGGACAGCTTTATCAATTTGTTTATCTAAGACGTGATAACCAGTCAACTTATGAGTTGATGCCATTATTAACTTTGAGTCAATCTCCAGATGCAATCGAGTTATTGCAAGTTTTCAAAGCCATCTGTAAGTTACCAGATTTTCAGTAA
- a CDS encoding segregation/condensation protein A, which produces MEASELLETITLLIYQAEQGEIDPWDVQVIEVIDRYLELMAPESIGRGYEADLSQSGQAFLSASMLVLFKANTLMQLSTVGDIQDYVLDDAILEDEDGISHHGHRLPLERQLRRRPSAMPPPKRRVTLQELIKQLQIMANQLKLVEKVSKPIRPRRLPSVQSMREALELAHQENLTEVAGELEQVLNLSARELNSEQNWLNLEQLVELWTQTKLFNQKGSGHESKHSHLVSVFWALLLLSAQSKVELFQEEFYNEIKIRLITDSAKTSKPFEQSMN; this is translated from the coding sequence ATGGAAGCTTCCGAGCTATTAGAAACAATCACACTCCTGATTTACCAAGCTGAACAGGGAGAAATTGACCCTTGGGATGTCCAAGTAATTGAGGTGATTGACCGTTACTTAGAACTGATGGCACCGGAGTCGATAGGAAGAGGCTATGAAGCGGATTTGTCTCAATCTGGACAGGCATTTTTATCAGCATCAATGCTGGTATTATTTAAAGCTAATACATTGATGCAATTGTCAACAGTAGGTGATATCCAGGATTATGTATTAGATGATGCCATATTGGAAGATGAAGACGGAATATCACATCATGGTCATCGTTTACCATTAGAACGGCAATTGCGTCGTCGTCCATCGGCAATGCCGCCACCGAAGCGTCGGGTGACTCTGCAAGAGTTAATCAAGCAATTGCAGATTATGGCAAACCAGCTAAAACTAGTAGAAAAAGTCAGCAAACCTATTCGTCCCAGACGTTTGCCTAGCGTCCAAAGTATGCGGGAGGCACTGGAGTTAGCTCACCAAGAAAATCTGACAGAAGTAGCTGGAGAACTCGAACAAGTCTTGAATTTATCGGCCAGAGAGCTAAATTCAGAACAAAATTGGTTGAATTTAGAACAACTTGTAGAATTGTGGACTCAGACAAAGCTTTTTAACCAAAAGGGGTCTGGACATGAGTCTAAACACAGTCATTTAGTTAGCGTTTTCTGGGCGCTACTACTACTTTCGGCTCAATCGAAAGTAGAGCTATTTCAAGAGGAGTTTTACAATGAGATTAAAATTCGGCTAATTACAGATTCAGCTAAGACCAGTAAACCTTTTGAGCAGTCGATGAACTAA